The proteins below come from a single Salinivibrio kushneri genomic window:
- the punR gene encoding DNA-binding transcriptional activator PunR: protein MFSYQDFHVIDVVARRGSFSAAADELHKVPSAVSYTVRQIEDKLAVTLFERLHRQVRLTPAGEYFVSQSREMIKNMETIRQQTQRVANGWTQSVSLALDNVVREDSVNTLVRDFYDAFPDVELLLTMEVFNGVWDALADDRADIAIGATAAVPVSGAFRYREMGTLRWRFVVSPSHPLVQCAQPLANEQLALYPAICLEDTSRRLPRRTTWLLDNQRRLTVPNWHSAMQCFKAGLGIGVMPSHMAEDAIARGELVELALEEPLLSSPCCIAWRSDKESPPVRWLLDYLGDKEQLQHQWL from the coding sequence ATGTTTTCTTACCAAGATTTTCATGTGATCGATGTGGTTGCGCGGCGAGGAAGTTTCTCTGCGGCGGCCGATGAATTGCACAAGGTGCCGAGTGCGGTGAGCTACACGGTACGACAGATTGAAGACAAACTGGCCGTTACTCTGTTTGAGCGACTCCATCGCCAAGTGCGGTTGACGCCGGCGGGTGAATACTTTGTCTCTCAATCACGTGAGATGATTAAGAATATGGAAACCATTCGCCAGCAAACACAACGTGTTGCCAACGGTTGGACACAAAGTGTCTCGTTAGCACTGGATAACGTCGTGCGCGAAGATAGCGTCAATACGTTGGTGCGGGATTTTTACGATGCGTTTCCTGATGTCGAGTTGTTGCTAACCATGGAAGTGTTTAACGGCGTATGGGATGCGTTAGCTGATGATCGAGCCGATATTGCGATTGGTGCCACGGCTGCTGTCCCAGTGAGCGGCGCGTTTCGCTATCGGGAAATGGGCACCCTGCGCTGGCGGTTTGTGGTGAGCCCGTCGCATCCACTCGTCCAGTGTGCCCAGCCACTGGCTAATGAGCAGCTTGCGCTGTATCCGGCTATTTGTTTGGAAGACACTTCGCGCCGTTTGCCGCGTCGTACGACATGGCTACTGGATAATCAGCGCCGTCTTACCGTCCCCAATTGGCACAGTGCCATGCAATGTTTTAAGGCCGGGCTGGGCATTGGTGTGATGCCGTCACATATGGCAGAAGACGCGATTGCGCGAGGAGAGTTGGTGGAGCTTGCCCTTGAAGAGCCGCTATTAAGCAGTCCGTGCTGTATTGCATGGCGCTCGGATAAAGAATCACCACCGGTGCGCTGGCTGCTCGATTACTTAGGCGATAAAGAGCAGC